The Hyphomicrobiales bacterium nucleotide sequence GTTCCAGGCCTCGACGCGCTGGAACGCCTTCATCGCGCTTGCCGTCGTCGCTCGGCTGTTCGGCGAGGAGGGGCTGACGCTCGTCGCCGTCGCCATGGCCGTCATGATGCCGTTCCTCAACGTCGTCAATGTCACGGTCGTCGCGACCTACGCTACCGAGGAGCGGATGCCGCCGCGCGCCCTGCTCTGGGCGGTGGCCAGGAACCCGTTCGTCTGGTCCTGCCTGATCGGTATCGCCATCAATCTTGCCGGCGTGCCCATCTACGGTCCTATTCTGACCGCCGCCGACATGCTGGGCCGGGCGGCGCTCGCCGGCGGCCTGCTCCTGGTCGGCGGCGGGCTCATCCTGCGCGACGCTCTCAAGCCGTCGCCGGCGGTGCTGGCGAGTGCGGCGCTCAAGCTCATCGTCATGCCGCTGATCGTCGCCGTCTATGCGCTTGCCTTCGGCTTGAGCGGGACGGCGCTTTCGACCGCGCTTGTCTGCGCCGCGGTTCCCACCGCCATGAGCGGCTATGTGCTGGCCCGCCAGATGGGCGGCGACGCGCCGCTGCTGGCGGCAATCGCCACCGTGCAGACGGTCGCGGCCGCCGTCACCATGCCGCTGGTGCTGGCGTTGGCGGGCAGCTAAACCGACTCCCGGTCAGCCCGCCGGCAGCGCGGCCGGGGCCTCGCGGATCGTGCGGCGGGCAACCGCGTAAAGCGTCAGGGATTCATAGCCGAAGGCGGCCGACGTCGCCGCCGCGGCGCCGATCAGGCCAAAGCGCGGGATCAGGTAGAGATTGAGCGCCGCGTTGAGGCAGACCGTCACGGCCATGACGATGGCCGTCATATTGTGCTTGCCTGTCACCACCAGAAGGCCCTGAGCCGGCCCTGCGGCGGCGCGCGCCAGAAGACCGAGGACAAGCACGAACATGACCGGGTAGCCGACTGTGAATTCCGGGCCGAACAGCCACAGGATCGGCCGGCCGAGGGCAAGCAGCGCCACGCCGCCGGCGAGCGACGGCACGAACGTCCATTTGCGCGCGGCCGCAAAGAGTGCTTCGACCGCCGCGCCCTCGCCGCGGGCGTGGGCGGCCGAAAAGCGCGGCATCCAGGCGGCGGTGACGGCGAAATGGACGAAGCCGACCAGCGAGATCGTCCGCGCGGCGGCGTAGTAGGTGGCGATCTCGCCCGGCGCGACAAAGATGTCGAGCAGCAGGATGTCGAGATTGATCATCAACAGCGCGAAGCCCTCGAGGAGCAGGGCCGGCATCGACACCTTCAGCCACTGGTCGAGCCGGTAGCCACGCGCGCCCCGCGGCAGCACTGCGTCAAGACGGCGCTCCTGCAGCGCATATTGGCCCGCTACGGCGACCCAGTTTGCGGCAATGCCGGCGATGACCGCCGTCTCGGCGCTGCGCGACCAGCCGAGCGAGATTGCCAGGGCAAGGAAAGCCAGCAGCAACAGCGGCCGCGCAATATAGGGCGGCGCCAATCCGAGATCGATCCAGGAATGCGCGCGACCCACCCCGTCCTGGAAATCCATCAACGCATAGGCCGGCAGGCAGACGAGAGCGAGCGCCATCGGCACCCGGTAATAGTCGGCAACCGCCTCATCCAGCAGATACAGGACCGCCAGGCCCGCAAGCGTGCAGACGAGGCCGGCACCGAAGCTGACCCGCCTTCCGGCATGCAGGAAGCCGCGGGCAAGGTCATCGGCCGCCGTCGCCCGGTATTCGGGCAGGAAGCGCACCGCGGAGATGGCAAAACCGAGCGTGCACAGGGTGCCGAGGATGTTCAACCACACCCAGACATAAGTGAAGATGCCGAAATCGTAGCCGCCGATCCAGCGCGCCAACAGCACCTGCGAGACGAAGGCGATCGCCGCGGAGGCAACGCGGATGGAAAAGGCCATCAGCGCGCCGCGACGCGACCGCGCCTCCTCGCCGCCGTCGAAGAGAAGCGCTCTCAGCGCGGATTTGAGCGGCTGCGGCAGAAGGTCCAGCACCTGTCCCATGGGCACGAGCCTAGCCGACGGCGCTTAAAATTCCGCTCGTGCCGGCAGCGATTGAGGGTGTGGTTAACCGGCTCTTGCGGCCCGTCCTGCCGAGGTCTCAGCGCAGCCCGTTGCGGAATTGTTGCGGCGTCTGGCCGGCATATTTGCGGAAGAAGCGGGAGAAATAGCTGGGATCGGAGAAATTGAGCGAATAGGCGATCTCGCTCACCGACAGGCTAGTGAAGATGAGCTGCCGCTTGGCCTCGACCAGCAGCCGCTGGCGCACCAGATGTCCGGCCGTAACCCCGGTCACCTTCTTGCAGTGGTCGTTGAGCCGGTCCGGCGTCATCGCCAGCCAGTCGGCATAGGCGCTCAGGTTTCGCGTGGTGCGGAAATTGTCCTCCACCAGCTCTCGCAGCCGCGCCACCGTGTCGTCGAGCGCGCCGGGCTTGGCTCCCTGCCAGCCTCTTGCTGCAAAACCGAGCCGCGCGATCTCGACGATGAGCAGCGCCAGATAGCAGCGCATGGCGATTTGGGCGCCGCTGCGGCCGAGCTTGAGTTCGTCGAGGATATCGCGGGCAAGTTCCGAAATCCGTGCGATCCGCTTGCGCTTCTCGAGCGGGATGACGATGGCGCGCTCGGCCTCCGCCAGCCGCTGGCTTAGCCCTCCCTGATGATCGGTTATGTCGCGGATGACATCTTCGGTGAACGAGATCACCATCCCCTCGGGGTGTGGCTCGAAACAAAAGCTGTGCACCACATTCGGAGCGAGGACGATCAGCGTTTCGCTGGCGAAGCTGATTGTCTTTGTTTCGACGGTGAAGGCGCCTCCGCCAGTCGAGACATACATGATCTGATGCAGATAGCGGTGCGAATGCGGCGCGATTACCCAATCGTGGGCGGCCGAACGCGCGGGGATCGGCTCGGCATGAATAAAGTCGAATACCTGGTCATCCGTCGCCTCGCCATAGAGGTGAAACTGCGGAATGGTCTGCATGACATCCATAGGCGCTGAGAATATGCCGACACGGCTCACGGGTAAACTGCGCGCCGCGAGGCCCGCAAACGGGCGTAATTGCCCGCACTCGCAAAGATTGCTAAGAGAGCCGGTGCGGCTTCGCTACGGGGTGTCGCACGCCCGCGTGCAGGGCTGCGTGTCGGCAGGGGGGATCGCTTCCAGATGGAATATTTCGTGCAGCAGCTCATCAATGGAGTCACATTGGGCTCCATCTACGGCTTGATCGCCATCGGCTACACGATGGTCTACGGGATCATCGGCATGATCAATTTCGCCCACGGCGATATCTTCATGGTCGGCGCGTTTATCGCGCTGATTGCCATCATCGCGCTCGGTTTCGTCGCCGGCAGCAGCTTCCTGGTGATCATCCTGGCGCTGTTTCTGGTGCTCTTGGTCGCCATGGCGCTGACCTCGATCTATGGCTGGACGGTCGAGCGCCTCGCCTACAGACCGCTGAGGACCTCGTTCCGCCTGGCGCCGCTGATCACCGCCATCGGCATGTCGATTGTGTTGCAGAACTATGTACAGGTCAGCCAGGGGGCGCGCGTCAAGCCGCTGCAGCCGATCATCACCGGCGGCTACGAAGTCATGCGCGTGTCCATCGAAGCCGGAGAGTTCGTGGTTCAGCTCTCCAACATCCAGATCATCATCGTGGCGACCACAATCCTCCTGATGACCGCATTCTCGCTGCTCATCGCCAGAACCCCGCTCGGTCGCGCCCAGCGCGCCTGCGAGCAGGACCGCCGCATGGCTGCTCTGCTCGGCGTCGACGTCGACCGGACCATCTCCCTGACCTTCGTCACGGGCGCGGCGCTGGCGGCGGTCGCCGGCCTCATGTTTGTCCTCTATTATGGGGTGATCGACTTCTATATCGGCTTCGTCGCCGGCATCAAGGCGTTCACCGCCGCCGTTCTCGGTGGCATCGGCTCGCTGCCGGGCGCCATGCTGGGCGGCATGGTGATCGGTCTGATCGAGACCTTCTGGTCGGCTTATTTCACCATTGAATACAAGGACGTGGCCGCCTTCTCGATCCTCGCCATAACGCTCATCTTCCTGCCCTCGGGGCTGCTCGGCCGGCCCGAGGTGGAAAAGGTGTAACGATGAGCGTCGAGGCGGTTCGGGGGGCTCCGGCGGCGGCCAGCAGCGAGCGCTATGCCGCGGCTCTGAAGGACGCCTTCATCGCTGCGCTGATTACGTTGGCGCTGGCCGCGCCGATCATCGGGCTGAAAACGACGACCAGCGTCGGCGGCCTCGAGCTGACGCCGCGTGCGATGCCGGTGGCGATCGCCGTCCTGGTGGTGTTTTGCGGCCGGCTGGCGCTGAATCTGATTTTCTGGCAGCGCCATCCCTCGGTCACGCCGATCGGCGTGAAATGGTATCTGCGCCCCGGCGGACGCCCGCTCGCCGATCATTTCGACCAGTGGAAGATCCATCTCGGCGTGGCGGCGATGGCCTTTGCCATCGTCATGCCGTTCATGCCGTTCGTCACGCGTTACTGGATGGACCAGTCGATCGTGATCCTGACCTATGTCATGCTCGGCTGGGGGCTGAACATCGTCGTCGGGCTGGCCGGGCTCTTGGACCTCGGCTATGTCGCCTTCTATGCCATCGGCGCCTATTCCTTCGCGCTGCTGGCCACGAATTTCGATCTAGGCTTCTGGATCTGCCTGCCGCTCGCGGGCATTCTGGCGGCCTGCTGGGGGCTCATTCTGGGCTTTCCGGTGCTGCGGCTGCGCGGCGACTATCTGGCCATCGTCACCCTCGCCTTCGGCGAGATCATCCGCATCATCCTGCTCAACTGGTATACCTTCACAAACGGGCCCGACGGCATCTCGCAGATTCCCCGGCCGACCCTGTTCGGGCTCGAATTCACCCGCGAGGAGGGTGGTTTCGCCGATTTCTTCGGGCTCGAATATTCATCGGTCCACCGCATCGTCTATCTCTACTACATCATCCTGCTGCTGGCGCTGATCACCAACTTCGTCACCCTGCGCCTGCGTCGCCTGCCGGTGGGGCGCGCCTGGGAAGCGCTGCGCGAGGACGAGATCGCCTGCCGCTCGCTCGGCATCAACACCACCAATACCAAGCTTACCGCCTTTGCCTGCGGCGCCATGTTCGGCGGCTTTGCCGGTTCCTTCTTTGCCACTCGCCAGGGCTTTGTCAGCCCGGAATCCTTTACCGCTATCGAGTCCTTCATCATCCTCGCGGTCGTCGTCCTCGGCGGGCTCGGCAGTCAGCTCGGCATCGTCATCGCCGTCATCTTCCTCAACTCCGCCTTCGAGCTTTTGCGCGAGCTGCAGGAATACCGGATGCTGATTGTCGGCATGGCGATGGTGCTGATCATGATCTGGCGGCCGCGCGGGCTGATCTCGCGGCGCATTCCCTCGATCTTCCTGGCCAAGCGACGAGCAATTTCCGGCGAACCCGTTTCGGAGGGCAGCGGATGAGTCCCGGCGGCAAGGGCAAGGAGCCGGCGCGCGGCAAGGGGGCCAAGGCAAAGCGCACGCCCAAGGCCGCGGCCGCGATCAAGGTCGAGGCGAAGCCCGCCCCGCAGCCCTCCGATGCGCCCGCGGCGGCCGCCCGGTCCTGGAACGACGACCCGATCCTCGAGGTCGAGCACGTGACCATGCGCTTCGGCGGCCTGGTCGCCGTCGACGACCTGTCGTTCGTCGCCGGACGCGGCGACATCACCGCGGTCATCGGACCAAACGGTGCTGGAAAGACAACGGTGTTCAACTGCCTCACCGGCTTCTACAAGCCCACCGAGGGCATGATCACCATGCGCCACGAGAATGGCGACAGCTTCCTGTTGGAGCGTCTCGACGATTTCCGCATCACCTGGCGGGCCAAGGTTGCGCGCACCTTCCAGAACATCCGCCTGTTCCCCGGCATGACCGTGCTCGAGAATCTGTTGGTGGCGCAGCACAACAGGCTCATGCTGGCCTCCGGTTTCACCGTCGGCGGCATTTTCGGCTTGGCGGGCTACCGCCTGGCGGAGGCGGACGCGGTGGAGAAGGCCCGCTACTGGCTCGACAAGGTGATGCTGATCGAGCGCGCCGACGATCCCGCCGCCGACCTGCCCTATGGCGCGCAGCGGCGGCTCGAGATCGCCCGGGCCATGTGCACCGACCCGCACCTTCTGTGCCTCGACGAGCCGGCCGCCGGCCTCAACCCGCGCGAGACCGAGACGCTGAACCAGTTGCTCGAATATATCGGCGAGACCCACGGTACCTCGATCCTCCTGATCGAGCACGATATGAGCGTGGTCATGGGGATTTCCGACCACATCGTCGTGCTCGACTACGGCGTCAAGATCTCCGACGGCACGCCCTACTTCGTGCGCAACGACCCGCGCGTCATCGCCGCCTATCTCGGTGTCGAGGACGACGAGGTCGAGATCGCCGAGAACGAGGCGTTGGGATGAGCGCCGCGCCGTTGCTGTCGGTCCAGGGCGTGGAGACCTATTACGGCAACATCCAGGCCCTCAGGGGCGTCGACTTGGAGGTCTATCCGGGCGAGATCGTCACCCTGATCGGCGCCAATGGCGCCGGCAAGTCGACGCTGATGATGACCATCTGCGGCACGCCGCAGGCGCGCAGCGGCCGCATCATCTTCGACGGCCACGACATTACCGGCACCCCGACCCACCAGATCATGCGCATGGCGATCGCCCAGGCGCCCGAGGGCCGGCGCATCTTTCCGCGCATGACGGTGGTGGAAAATCTGCAGATGGGCGCCGCCGTCGACCATATGGCGCATTTCGAAGAGGACCTGAAACGGATCTTCGAGCTGTTTCCGCTGCTCGCCGAGCGCAGCTCGGCCCGCGGCGGGACGCTTTCCGGCGGCGAGCAGCAGATGCTGGCCATCGCCCGCGCCCTGATGAGCCGGCCGCGGCTATTGCTGCTCGACGAGCCGTCGCTGGGCCTGGCGCCGATGATCGTGCGGCAGATCTTCCGCGTCATTCGCAACCTCAATGAGGAGGAGAAGCTCACCGTTTTCCTGGTCGAGCAGAATGCGTTTCACGCGCTCAGGCTCGCCCATCGCGGCTATGTCATGGTCAATGGCCGCATCACCATGACCGGGACGGGCCGCGAGCTGTTGGCTAAGGAGGAGGTACGCGCCGCCTATCTGGAAGGCGGGCGCCACTAAGCATTTTTCAGGAAAAGTGGGAACCGGTTTTCCGTGGAAAATGCGCTAGAATAACGGGATGGAGCGTTCGTCCGTTTCTGCTGAAATGGAAAACGCTCCAGGCAGGTCGATCATGGGTGTGATCTGGGAAATTTCGCTCGGCGCCTTCCTGCTGGTCACGATGGCGCTCGGCGGCGGCGCGGCGTGGCTGGCCGGTCGGGCGCTGGCGCTCAAATGGCGGCCCTACTGGTACGCGGTGGGCTATATGCTGCTGTTCGCGGGCGCTGTGCGGTTCTTCCACTATGCGCTGTTCGGCGGGACTCTGCTGTCGCTGCACTATTATCTGGTCGATGCCGCCGTGCTGATTATCAGCGCCTCGCTCGGCTACCGGATCATGCGCGCAACGCAGATGACCAGCCAATATGGCTGGCTCTACGAGCGTCAAGGACTGTTTTTCTGGCGCCGGCGCGCGCAATCCAACCCGGTTTCGGAACAATGATGAATTTCGGCTGGTTTCGTGCAACTATCCGGCAAGCCTGCTTGCCGGGACAATCACATAGCCGCTTTGCCCTCGCGGGCAACGCAGCACCCCAGTGGGAGGTTGAGGAGCAAAGGAGTAAGCGATGAGAAAGTTCATTTTGACTGGTGTGGCCGCCGCCGCCCTCGGCTTTGCCGCGAGCCCGGCGCTGGCCGACATTGAGGTTGCCACGGCCGGCCCGATGACCGGCCAATACGCCTCGTTTGGTGCGCAGATGAAGGCTGGCGCCGAGCAGGCGGTTGAAGATATCAACGCCGCCGGCGGCGTTCTCGGCGAAAAGCTGTCACTGAGCATTGGCGACGATGCCTGCGACCCGAAGCAGGCCGTTGCGGTCGCCAACCAGATGGCCGGCAAGGGTATCGCCCTCGTGGCCGGGCATTTCTGCTCCGGCTCATCGATTCCGGCGTCCGCCGTCTATGCGGAGGAAAGCGTCATTCAGATCTCGCCGGCTTCGACAAACCCGAAGTTCACCGACGAGCGTCCCGGACCCGGCGTCTTCCGCACCTGCGGCCGCGACGACCAGCAAGGCCAGGTGGCCGGCGAATATCTCGCCAAGAATTTCGCCGACAAGAACATCGCCATCATTCACGACAAGACCGCCTACGGGAAAGGCCTCGCCGACGAGACCCGCAAGTTCATGAACGCGGCCGGCAAGAAGGAAGCCATGTACGAGGCCTATACGGCGGGCGAGAAGGACTACACCGCGCTGGTCTCCAAGCTGAAGCAGGAAGGCATCGACATCCTCTATGTCGGCGGCTACCACACCGAGGCCGGCCTCATGGCCCGCCAGATGCGCGACCAGGGCATGAACACGATCCTGGTCTCCGGCGACGCGCTGGTCACCGACGAATATTGGTCGATCACCGGCCCGGCCGGCGAAGGCACGCTGATGACCTTCTCGCCGGATCCGCGCAGGAACCCGGAAGCGGCGCCCGTGGTCGAGAAGTTCCGCGCCAAGGGCATCGAGCCGGAAGGCTATGTGCTCTATACCTACGCCACCATGCAGGCTTGGGCGCAGGCCGTCGAGACCGCCGGTTCGACCGAGTTCGACGCCGTCGTCAAGGCGTTGAACGAAGGCACGTTCAAGACCGTGATCGGCGATTTGTCCTTCAACGACACGGGCGACGTCGACCTGCCCGGCTACGTCTTCTACGAGTGGAAGGACGGCAAATACGACTATGTAGACAACATGTAAGCCGCCCGCGACCACGGCGCATACTGGTAAGGGCCCGCTCAGCCGGGCCCTTTCTCTTTTGGCGGGACCGGCTCAGCCGATCAGGCCGAGCGCCGGAAAGGTCTCCAGCAGCCAGTAAGAAAATTGGCTCACCGAGCCGGTGATGAACATCACGCCCGCGAGCACCAGGAGGCCGCCCATGACCTTTTCAACCGTGCCGAGAT carries:
- a CDS encoding branched-chain amino acid ABC transporter permease LivH (LivHMGF is the membrane component of the LIV-I/LS branched-chain amino acid transporter), producing the protein MEYFVQQLINGVTLGSIYGLIAIGYTMVYGIIGMINFAHGDIFMVGAFIALIAIIALGFVAGSSFLVIILALFLVLLVAMALTSIYGWTVERLAYRPLRTSFRLAPLITAIGMSIVLQNYVQVSQGARVKPLQPIITGGYEVMRVSIEAGEFVVQLSNIQIIIVATTILLMTAFSLLIARTPLGRAQRACEQDRRMAALLGVDVDRTISLTFVTGAALAAVAGLMFVLYYGVIDFYIGFVAGIKAFTAAVLGGIGSLPGAMLGGMVIGLIETFWSAYFTIEYKDVAAFSILAITLIFLPSGLLGRPEVEKV
- a CDS encoding ABC transporter ATP-binding protein gives rise to the protein MSAAPLLSVQGVETYYGNIQALRGVDLEVYPGEIVTLIGANGAGKSTLMMTICGTPQARSGRIIFDGHDITGTPTHQIMRMAIAQAPEGRRIFPRMTVVENLQMGAAVDHMAHFEEDLKRIFELFPLLAERSSARGGTLSGGEQQMLAIARALMSRPRLLLLDEPSLGLAPMIVRQIFRVIRNLNEEEKLTVFLVEQNAFHALRLAHRGYVMVNGRITMTGTGRELLAKEEVRAAYLEGGRH
- a CDS encoding lipopolysaccharide biosynthesis protein, encoding MGQVLDLLPQPLKSALRALLFDGGEEARSRRGALMAFSIRVASAAIAFVSQVLLARWIGGYDFGIFTYVWVWLNILGTLCTLGFAISAVRFLPEYRATAADDLARGFLHAGRRVSFGAGLVCTLAGLAVLYLLDEAVADYYRVPMALALVCLPAYALMDFQDGVGRAHSWIDLGLAPPYIARPLLLLAFLALAISLGWSRSAETAVIAGIAANWVAVAGQYALQERRLDAVLPRGARGYRLDQWLKVSMPALLLEGFALLMINLDILLLDIFVAPGEIATYYAAARTISLVGFVHFAVTAAWMPRFSAAHARGEGAAVEALFAAARKWTFVPSLAGGVALLALGRPILWLFGPEFTVGYPVMFVLVLGLLARAAAGPAQGLLVVTGKHNMTAIVMAVTVCLNAALNLYLIPRFGLIGAAAATSAAFGYESLTLYAVARRTIREAPAALPAG
- a CDS encoding branched-chain amino acid ABC transporter substrate-binding protein; this translates as MRKFILTGVAAAALGFAASPALADIEVATAGPMTGQYASFGAQMKAGAEQAVEDINAAGGVLGEKLSLSIGDDACDPKQAVAVANQMAGKGIALVAGHFCSGSSIPASAVYAEESVIQISPASTNPKFTDERPGPGVFRTCGRDDQQGQVAGEYLAKNFADKNIAIIHDKTAYGKGLADETRKFMNAAGKKEAMYEAYTAGEKDYTALVSKLKQEGIDILYVGGYHTEAGLMARQMRDQGMNTILVSGDALVTDEYWSITGPAGEGTLMTFSPDPRRNPEAAPVVEKFRAKGIEPEGYVLYTYATMQAWAQAVETAGSTEFDAVVKALNEGTFKTVIGDLSFNDTGDVDLPGYVFYEWKDGKYDYVDNM
- a CDS encoding ABC transporter ATP-binding protein is translated as MRFGGLVAVDDLSFVAGRGDITAVIGPNGAGKTTVFNCLTGFYKPTEGMITMRHENGDSFLLERLDDFRITWRAKVARTFQNIRLFPGMTVLENLLVAQHNRLMLASGFTVGGIFGLAGYRLAEADAVEKARYWLDKVMLIERADDPAADLPYGAQRRLEIARAMCTDPHLLCLDEPAAGLNPRETETLNQLLEYIGETHGTSILLIEHDMSVVMGISDHIVVLDYGVKISDGTPYFVRNDPRVIAAYLGVEDDEVEIAENEALG
- the livM gene encoding high-affinity branched-chain amino acid ABC transporter permease LivM, with product MSVEAVRGAPAAASSERYAAALKDAFIAALITLALAAPIIGLKTTTSVGGLELTPRAMPVAIAVLVVFCGRLALNLIFWQRHPSVTPIGVKWYLRPGGRPLADHFDQWKIHLGVAAMAFAIVMPFMPFVTRYWMDQSIVILTYVMLGWGLNIVVGLAGLLDLGYVAFYAIGAYSFALLATNFDLGFWICLPLAGILAACWGLILGFPVLRLRGDYLAIVTLAFGEIIRIILLNWYTFTNGPDGISQIPRPTLFGLEFTREEGGFADFFGLEYSSVHRIVYLYYIILLLALITNFVTLRLRRLPVGRAWEALREDEIACRSLGINTTNTKLTAFACGAMFGGFAGSFFATRQGFVSPESFTAIESFIILAVVVLGGLGSQLGIVIAVIFLNSAFELLRELQEYRMLIVGMAMVLIMIWRPRGLISRRIPSIFLAKRRAISGEPVSEGSG
- a CDS encoding AEC family transporter translates to MIEIFESLLPVFLVIALGAGLRQSGFVPADMWDGLERIAYWVLFPALLIETLVNADLNAAPVTSVAIALFLSAATMCLIAWLAMPLFRRGLGLSATSYTSVFQASTRWNAFIALAVVARLFGEEGLTLVAVAMAVMMPFLNVVNVTVVATYATEERMPPRALLWAVARNPFVWSCLIGIAINLAGVPIYGPILTAADMLGRAALAGGLLLVGGGLILRDALKPSPAVLASAALKLIVMPLIVAVYALAFGLSGTALSTALVCAAVPTAMSGYVLARQMGGDAPLLAAIATVQTVAAAVTMPLVLALAGS
- a CDS encoding helix-turn-helix domain-containing protein, which produces MQTIPQFHLYGEATDDQVFDFIHAEPIPARSAAHDWVIAPHSHRYLHQIMYVSTGGGAFTVETKTISFASETLIVLAPNVVHSFCFEPHPEGMVISFTEDVIRDITDHQGGLSQRLAEAERAIVIPLEKRKRIARISELARDILDELKLGRSGAQIAMRCYLALLIVEIARLGFAARGWQGAKPGALDDTVARLRELVEDNFRTTRNLSAYADWLAMTPDRLNDHCKKVTGVTAGHLVRQRLLVEAKRQLIFTSLSVSEIAYSLNFSDPSYFSRFFRKYAGQTPQQFRNGLR